The nucleotide sequence GCAGGACGTTGCGATAAAACAACACGTAAACGCTTCTGGGAAACACATGTCTAATAATCGTAATTTACTGGGAAAATATTCTTTTTATTCGTTATTTTGAGTCTACATCTTGTTATGCATTTGAAAAGATGCGAGTTGGCATTCAAAGGGAGAACTACGTTACCCATGATACAAAGCGGGTTGTGCTACAGTACTCGTTCGCCGTGTATTCTCATCTCGACAGAAATGTGGTCCATGACCGCCACAGTGCCTGAGCAGGTTGACATGGCGTTCAGGATTGAAGATTAGTGCCATTCGGGCCCTCCAACGCGCAACATAAATCGTAAGTGGGCTCTGCTCCTTTTTAAAATCACGATTTCAGGCAGAAGTGTACATGGTGACATCTCTGCTCCATCGCCAATTAGCGGCTAGCTATGTGCTAACGAAAAGCCAAATCTCAAAGTTGGCAACACTTTGAGATTTGGCATTGAGAATAAACCTCCAAGTGAGAGGGTCTGCAACAAGAACAAACGACGCCTAAACATAGCAGTTTGTACCGAGTTTGTTTTAATTTAGAAGTCAAAGGAGCCTTTCACTTGTCCTCCAAACACGAGCTGACCAATGTCAACTCCTGGTGAATGTTAAGTTAGCTAACAGTGTTGTGATTTCCGGTTGGAAGCTGTGCCATAAAATGTTACGACATAGAAACTCTGCGTATTCTTAAATAGTATACAATATTTGCAACTGGAGGACTTCTTCTTAGTTTGGGTAGCTGACGGATAACGGAATGGGTGCATGCTGCTTCCTCAAACAGTCCGCCACATTTTTTTAATCCCAGTCAAAGTTCACTCAATGACTTGTTTTGTTCCTGGTTGTGCGTGTATCAAATCGTCCTTTCATAATAATGTCGTATAACCAGTGAGACATACAACTTAACTTTTGGCATGGTTTAGAACTGACCCGTTTTGACATTGTGTTTTATGACACACATACAAATTAGTTTGTTTCAAAACGTCCTACAGAATATATTACTATCCTGTGTAACAcgtttcatatattttttttaacgcaaTCGTCTAAGGAAATTTGGCTTGTTAAATAGTAAATTTAAAGAGTGGCTGAGCTCCCAGGTTTGGAGATAAGACGTTCTATCTTTGGTGTCAGCTTAAACATTCTCCAAAATATCCTTTCTTTTGTATGATTAGTTTCACAGCCATTGAGGCTCAAAAATTGAAGTAAACAAATCTTCACCAAACCCAAATTCCAAAAAACTGACAACTATCGGGTTCAACcttattttttgtaaaaaatCATTGAGAATAAATTGGGAGGGTGTTTTGCCTCATTTTGGCTGTTTTTAGTTCCACATTTCCAAGCCGATTCAGAATCATAGCAGAGCAATTCAAAAAGATTTCGTCGAATTCTATTTCTATAGAGTTCAACGTAATCGTTACATGATCAAATCAAGATTCAATATGGCATTGActggctccccccccccccttttttaacGATCACAAGTATTGTTTCAACACATCATTAACATCTCTGAAAATACATTCGACTCTTAAGCAATATTCAAGAAATAAGAagaccagcaaaaaaaaaaaaaagccaactcGACCATATGTATATTTTAAATTAGAACTTTTCCTTTCTGTGGATGCGTCCCTCTAGTTTCCCCCTCATCAGGGTGGTGGGTGAGCTGAAACCTATCATCGCTGCCTTTGGGCAAGTAGGATACATCTTGAACTCGTTGCAAGCTATTTGCAATTTCGCCTCATTGCTTGATACAAAATGGGTGTGTTCTGCTAAAATGTGATACCAAGGCAGAATTGTAACATCTTTTAAAAGGGCAAAAGCCAAAACAGAATTTAACTTTCATCgtgcatttttttcctcttctttcaCAGTGTGCGGGTGAAGGTGGCATCCATAAAAAAGGGAGAAAGATGATGATAATGCCGCACATCATCACTCGTGGCACACTGCGAAGGGCGGCAGCGCTGCGTCAATTACTGCCGTGCGTAGCTGTCCATGGCTCGCCGCATTCATCGTGCAGGTGCGTCTTCCGCCTGCCCCCTCCGCACCCTGCAGGCTGGCATTGGTTCTCGACAACATCGTCCAGCTTGGCGGCCCATCAGCCCAAACATCAACCACCAGGGGGAGAAACGTCCACTTCTTCACCTCAGACATCAGATCAGCAAGACAAAGATGGACCTGGTGTTGAAGAGGTAGACCCTTTGCAGGACAAGTCCATTGGTCTCGTTCAGAGATTCAAGAAGACCTTCAAACAGTACGGGAAGGTGATGATCCCGGTGCATCTCCTCACGTCTTCATTATGGTTTGGAACCTTCTACTATGCTGCTATGAAGTAAGTGATTTCATGGCACTTGCATGGAACAGTTTACAATTTGCAGAcacatgggggaaaaaagcataTCAAGCGTGTTACAATAAATGTAAATACATTTGAAGCCATTATTGGAGACGTGGTCAATATGTCAGAGCTCTGCTCTCTGATCATCATCAAAAACTGGACATCAATGCCACTTTGCTGTGGTTACAcatcaaataaaattgtatgGTACCTCTCGGTTTACAATAAAATTAATTTGCTG is from Syngnathus scovelli strain Florida chromosome 9, RoL_Ssco_1.2, whole genome shotgun sequence and encodes:
- the fam210aa gene encoding uncharacterized protein C18orf19 homolog A, yielding MMIMPHIITRGTLRRAAALRQLLPCVAVHGSPHSSCRCVFRLPPPHPAGWHWFSTTSSSLAAHQPKHQPPGGETSTSSPQTSDQQDKDGPGVEEVDPLQDKSIGLVQRFKKTFKQYGKVMIPVHLLTSSLWFGTFYYAAMKGVNVVQFLEMINVPETLVGLLRDSSSGYALTAYAMYKIATPARYALTLGGTSLSVQYLRKHGYLSTPPPVKEYIQDKMEETKERFSEKMEETKELLSEKMEETKDKLSEKLQETKDRVSEGKAFFRKKND